From Pan troglodytes isolate AG18354 chromosome 1, NHGRI_mPanTro3-v2.0_pri, whole genome shotgun sequence:
GGGAAGCTTTGGAGAAGAAAAGGGGGACAGTGGGCCTTGGGTGGAGAAGGGAACTGACCATGAGATCCAGGTGGGGTGAGGAGGTGTGTGAAGTCAGAGTGGGGAAGAATCAGGGTGGCTTACTGGCAGCTTCACCGGGGTCATGCGAGGAGCAGGTTCCACCAGAGTAAGGAGTGAAGTTGTAGAAACACAGGGAAGTCACCATCAGAAAAGAGCAGGAGTCAAGAAACTATGGCCCACAGGTACAAActacctgtttttataaataaagcttcATGGTAAATgaattgtaaataaagttttgcaTATTGTGTGAGGCTGTTTTTGTGCTACAGTGGCAGAGctgtctggccctttatagaaaaagtttatcAGCCACTGGAAAAGAGTTGCAGGATTTGAGGTCTTGGTGTGATGGCCTAGGTTAGAGTCATAGTGAGATTGAAGGAGTAGCTAGACAAGCCAATTGTGTGGCAGAAAGGTAGGGATGGAGATCACTGGGTTAAGGATCCTCGTAGCCAGGACACCATGAGAGTGATTGACAAGAATGCTGAAATCCCCTAAGTGTGTCAGGATGTGGAAGAGTAGAAGGCTAGAGTTATGGAAGAAAGGGTCCCACCTCTACCTGTGCAGCCTTCAGGAGAGTCTGAGGAGGGGGCGGTGAGTGTGAGTAAATGTTGTCAGAATCCCTCCTCCCAGTCTACAAGCCCCAGGGAAAGGAAGCAAGGTGTTTACTGACACCCCCAGGCTTATAAGTACTTCCTGGCTCCATCACCCTCCAGTGAACAGCCCTGGGGAGAAGACAGTACTGGTTtgcaggtgggtgggtggggaaagGGGTCACAGGTGCTTGGTGTTCTGGTAAATGTGCATATGAGAACATGGGGTTGCTTGTGCCCTGTCCGTCAGGGTTCAGAAGAACGTGCGGTGGAAGCAGCTATGGGGAAGTAGCTAGGGAAGGTAGGACTGGTCTGAGGTGGTGAGGAGCAGATGCTGCCAGCTCCACACATCCAGGAGAGCCTGGGTGGTTTGGGCAAAAGTCTCTGGCATCCCTTCTGAGCCTGGGTACCACACTGAAGAGTGAGGACAGTGTGCCATTTTTATCAGGAAACCCTCCAGCTCCCTGAAAACCAAATTCTGATCCTCCTGGGATGGCAGTGAAGAGCCACAGAGATGACTCTGAGGTCCCGTGGCCTTTTCCCACCTGGAGATTGTTTTCGTTACTGCGCTGTTACAGCCTTGGCGGACTGGGGTTCAGTTTCATCCAATCACATTTCTTCTTTTGTCATAGTCATCTAAACGATAGATCTTAGAGACAGGTGGGCAGGGGGTGCACTGGTGAGCCTGACTTAAGGAGAGGTCATCTCGTCCCTTCCCTAGTCCCATCTCCCTTGGTTATTGTTATTTCATGTGATTGTTCTGGTTATTTcaggttattttgtttttgttttcaaaacaaaataacatatatttgttGTTCTGATTTTAAAGGGGTAATTGTTTTGGTAACTAGAAAATTACCTTCTCAACTCCCTTAAATTCTGTCAAAGGAAAAAGTAAGTTAGGTTGCTGGAGAGGCTATGCTGAGGCCTCAGAACCTCTGTACTCCTGGAAGTTCTGCGTGCTTTGCCTCCTGCTCCCCTCTCTGTGTTCCTGTTGGCAGGCCCCTAGGCAGGATTTAGGAGGTAGGCAAGTCACCCTAGCCAAGTCATAAGCCCATGGCTCAATTGCCTTCTCAGCCCTTCAAGGGCTGTTCCACAGGCAGCAAAGGGAGGGGCCTCCACAGGTTCACCACTGCAGccctaattcattttcttttccactgtcTTATTCTGCAGGGGTATTCCCTCAACGGATACTACACCCATCCATTTCAAGGCTATGAGCACAGACAGCTCAGATACCAGCAGCCTGGGCCAGGATCTTCCCCCAGTAGTTTCCTGCTTAAGCAAATAGAATTTCTCAAGGGGCAGCTCCCAGAAGCGCCGGTGATTGGAAAGCAGACACCGTCACTGCCACCTTCCCTCCCAGGACTCCGGCCAAGGTTTCCAGTACTACTTGCCTCCAGTACCAGAGGCAGGCAAGTGGACATCAGGGGTGTCCCCAGGGGCGTGCATCTCGGAAGTCAGGGGCTCCAGAGAGGGTTCCAGCATCCTTCACCACGTGGCAGGAGTCTGCCACAGAGAGGTGTTGATTGCCTTTCCTCACATTTCCAGGAACTGAGTATCTaccaagatcaggaacaaagGATCTTAAAGTTCCTGGAAGAGCTTGGGGAAGGGAAGGCCACCACAGCACATGATCTGTCTGGGAAACTTGGGACTCCGAAGAAAGAAATCAATCGAGTTTTATACTCCCTGGCAAAGAAGGGCAAGCTACAGAAAGAGGCAGGAACACCCCCTTTGTGGAAAATCGCGGTCTCCACTCAGGCTTGGAACCAGCACAGCGGAGTGGTAAGACCAGATGGTCATAGCCAAGGAGCCCCAAACTCAGACCCGAGTTTGGAACCGGAAGACAGAAACTCCACATCTGTCTCAGAAGATCTTCTTGAGCCTTTTATTGCAGTCTCAGCTCAGGCTTGGAACGAGCACAGCGGAGTGGTAAGACCAGACGGTCATAGCCAAGGCTCCCCAAACTCAGACCCAGGTTTGGAACCTGAAGACAGCAACTCCACATCTGCCTTGGAAGATCCTCTTGAGTTTTTAGACATGGCCGAGATCAAGGAGAAAATCTGCGACTATCTCTTCAATGTGTCTGACTCCTCTGCCCTGAATTTGGCTAAAAATATTGGCCTTACCAAGGCCCGAGATATAAATGCCGTGCTAATTGACATGGAAAGGCAGGGGGATGTCTATAGACAAGGGACAACCCCTCCCATATGGCATTTGACAGACAAGAAGCGAGAGAGGATGCAAATCAAGAGAAATACGAACAGTGTTCCTGAAACCGCTCCAGCTGCAATCCCTGAGACCAAAAGAAACGCAGAGTTCCTCACCTGTAATATACCCACATCAAATGCCTCAAATAACATGGTAACCACAGAAAAAGTGGAGAATGGGCAGGAACCTGTCATAAAGTTAGAAAACAGGCAAGAGGCCAGACCAGAACCAGTAAGACTGAAACCACCTGTTCATTACAATGGCCCCTCAAAAGCAGGGTATGTTGACTTTGAAAATGGCCAGTGGGCCACAGATGACATCCCAGATGACTTGAATAGTATCCGCGCAGCACCAGGTGAGTTTCGAGCCATCATGGAGATGCCCTCCTTCTACAGTCATGGCTTGCCACGGTGTTCACCCTACAAGAAACTGACAGAGTGCCAGCTGAAGAACCCCATCAGCGGGCTGTTAGAATATGCCCAGTTCGCTAGTCAAACCTGTGAGTTCAACATGATAGAGCAGAGTGGACCACCCCATGAACCTCGGTAAGAGACCACCCAGGAACTGTACCTAGGATTGGGGTCAGGTGCTTTTGCTCCTGACGCAGTCTTGGCTGATTTGTGAGCAGTGCTGTTTGGTGGCGCctatcttttcctccttcccttctgcctTTTAGCTAAATCCCCCTTGATTGGCCCTTTCTCCAGATATTGAGCAGGGAATATAGACCTTGGACCAGCCAGAATCTTGGCTGAACAAGGGGGAGGTTGACTCTGTTGGCTGTAATGAAGCTTCTTTAGAAATGATTGGTTTTGGCCgtacacggtggctcatgcctgtaatcccagcactttttgaggccgaggcaggcatatcacgaggtcaggagtttgagaccagcctggccaacatggtgaaaccctgtctctactaaaaatacaaaaattagctgggcgtggtggcatgcacctgtagtcccagctactcaggaagctgagacaggagaatcacttgaacccaggaggcagaggttgcagtgagctgagattgcgccactgcactccagcctgggccacagagcaagactccatctcaaaaaaaaaaaaaagaaatgattggtCTTGGGGGCCGGGGCGGTGGcttacgactgtaatcccagcactttgggaggccgaggcaggcagatcatgaggtgaggaattcgagaccagcctggccaacatggtgaaaccccatctctactaaaaatacaaaaattagccgggggtggtggtgctttcctgtaatcccagctactcgggaggctgaggcaggagaatcacttgaacccaggaggtggaggttgtagtgagccgagattggcgccactgcactccagcctgggcgacagagtgagactccatcttggaaaaagaaagaaaaaagaaaaacatgattgATCTCCATGCATCAATATCATGCCTGCCTCCTAAGGCAGAGGTAATGAAGACTTAATTCCCTTCTGTaggccttcccctcctccctaaGCCGTTTTCTGAGAGAGGTGCAGGAGCAGGTGGGTTGGGGCAGGCTGCATACACAGTGGGGGTGGGTTGTGCTGCTAAGCAGCAGCAGGTCCACAATCCACCCTCTGCATAGCTCCTGGGGGGAAAGGATGGAGGAGCGTGTGCACGGCTGCCTGCCTGTTGAAGGTGGTGATTCTAATTTTATAAACCTCCTCTGCACAGATGGGTAGGCTAGCACTTGCTGCCACTCCTGAGCTGTGAAGTCAGCGATTACCTCACTCAGATAGCTGGTCAGGCCCTGCACTGTAGGTCCTAATAGGCCAGTCAGATTGAGGAAAACAGGAGCTTCTGAAGGGTATAACAGAGAGCAAAACCACTGAAGCTGAGTGGCTGCAGCTGCAGCCAGGGAAAGAGCCAGTAGGATGGGGGAGAATTCCACTGACCTTTATGTTTACCTAGCCTGGTTTCTAGGGGTGTAGATTCCTGGCTAGGGCCCTTATTCCTTGTCTTGACTGTCTTCATGACACCAATTTGGCATTTCAGGAGAGCGGTTAAGAAAAGGAGTTGTGTCTGTCCAAAAGCTGGCAAGGCCAGAGCTGGATTGTTTGGGGTAGAGACTGGATGGCCGTCATTCTCTTTTGCCTCCATCCCTCCTCCCCAGAGTTGGAGGAAAGCAGTGGATTTTGTGGTTAGTCATTCTTTGGACTCACACTAAAAGAAACATTGGTGCCATGTTCAAACATATCAGAAGACCTAGGAAATAAGAAATTTGACCTACTTTTCTAAATGAAATCCCAGACTGAGCAAAGAGCTCACCACATTTGAAAGCTTGAACAAAGGGGGCCTAGGCTAAGTCCAGAGGCCTAGAacaaatgcttttttattttctacataacaAGGGGAAATTCCTTGTTATGTAGAAAATAGCTGGAGACAAATGGTGCTATAGAGTGACTCATAACAAACTACGGTGATATAGGTCTAGGGACAAAAGCAGGCCACTGATAAGTGGCAGATGCCTGATCCCCCTAGGTAGTGGGGAGTGTGAGACTGGGTTATAAGAAGCCTTCACTATCTTTTAGGACCCTCCCTTGAGGAGGCCAGTCTACCACAATTGCTTTAGAATGAAGGTCTTTTGGTTGCTCACAAGATTATAATGGCAATTTTTGGCtcatcatttttgtgtgtgtgggttttaTCTTAATTCATTGTTAAAGAGATAGTGGGTTTCCCCTGAGCTAGTTTCCTATCATCTGTGCCTATGTTTGCTTCACTGAGCTATGGGGAAAGAGTcactggctgctttgtttacaaaAAGAAAGGACAGGCTGAGCCTTAAGGAGTAGGAAGGAGTTCCTTGGCCTACCCTTCATCTCCTCCACAAGTGAAAAGCCCCTTAGCGTAGCAGAAAATTCCAGGTTGAAGGTCTCTTTGGAGAAGGCAGAAGGAGTGACCTAGACTCCTGTTCACACATCTAATCACTTTCCGTCAAGATTTAAATTCCAGGTTGTCATCAATGGCCGAGAGTTTCCCCCAGCTGAAGCTGGAAGCAAGAAAGTGGCCAAGCAGGATGCAGCTATGAAAGCCATGACAATTCTGCTAGAGGAAGCCAAAGCCAAGGACAGTGGAAAATCAGAAGAATCATCCCACTATTCCACAGAGAAAGAATCAGAGAAGGTAGGTGTCCTCCTGCCATCTGGGAGGACATCAGTTCCCTGTCAGTGTCTGGATTGTAACTGACTCCCTTGAGGCAATCCCAGCCTAAACAATTGACACCGTCTCGGAGTCagcttcccactcttccctctacCCTATCTCGCCAGCCCACCTTTTCCTCCTCTCATACCCAGCTCCTCTGTCTGCTCCTGTCCCAACATAATTGGATTTACAGAATTTCGGACTTCAAAGAGACCTGAAAGTTTATTGAAGCCAATCTCCTCTCTTGGAAGATGCGGAATGAGAGCTCCAGCAGCCCCTttaactttgggaagccaacccCTTGACAGGTGGTGGGAAGAAAGtcccccatccccatcccttCTTCTGTGATGGACTAACCAGTGTtttcttagttttgttttcttcttgtctcTCATTTTCTCTAGACTGCAGAGTCCCAGACCCCCACCCCTTCAGCCACATCCTTCTTTTCTGGGAAGAGCCCCGTCACCACACTGCTTGAGTGTATGCACAAATTGGGGAACTCCTGCGAATTCCGTCTCCTGTCCAAAGAAGGCCCTGCCCATGAACCCAAGTATGTCCTACGTGTCCTCTGTCCAGCTGAGgttttctcagaaagaaaaagagacacatTTTCTTCCTTGCCTCCTCAGGGATGGCAGATTGACCAATTTCTCCTGTTTCAAAATGGGGAAAGGAGGGCTCTGAGGTCCTGGTTGCTGCTTGTGAGGCAGACAATTAGGGATTAGGAATTCAAAGGGAATTCCTGGCCCACTCTCTATCTCCTCTATAAGCACTAGGGAGGTTCACGGCTTGGAGGTCactcactgttggtgggacagaAAGGTACAGGACCTGAGAAGCTCTCTGCCTGTGGGTCTATAGACTCACATGTTCAAGAGAAGTGTTCCTGGAAGAGGTGAAACTAGGTTGATGCTTAAATGTTGAAAGGGGTCAGCCAGGCTAAGAGACACTGGCTGTTCAAGGCAGAAGTGACTGCATGAGATGTGACTGCACTGAGGTGATGTGTTCAAGGAAATTACCAGTAGTGGAGGATGGCAGCCTGGCAGAGGCTAGGTCAGGCTCCTCAGTCAAAACCATTTTAATCCTTCTACGTGCTTCATCTCCTGTCAGGTTCCAATACTGTGTTGCAGTGGGAGCCCAAACTTTCCCCAGTGTGAGTGCTCCCAGCAAGAAAGTGGCAAAGCAGATGGCCGCAGAGGAAGCCATGAAGGCCCTGCATGGGGAGGCGACCAACTCCATGGCTTCTGATAACCAGGTAGGGCGTTTTCCTACTCAAAAGATACAGGTCATTTTTAGCAACTGAGTGGTTTAAGATTGCCAGTGACTCCCTCAACATTTCCTGAAGTGTTTACGGCTCCTCTGTTTGATGGATTCTCCTTTAGCCTGAAGGTATGATCTCAGAGTCACTTGATAACTTGGAATCCATGATGCCCAACAAGGTCAGGAAGATTGGCGAGCTCGTCAGATACCTGAACACCAACCCTGTGGGTGGCCTTTTGGAGTACGCCCGCTCCCATGGCTTTGCTGCTGAATTCAAGTTGGTCGACCAGTCCGGACCTCCTCACGAGCCCAAGTGAGTGTCCTAGTCCTGGCTAATGCATGTGTCACCAGTTGGGGATGGTCTGTAACCCAGGGAAAACAAGGGTGTGCTTTAGCTGTGTAGGACAGAAAGGGCGAGTTGAGGGAAACAAGTCCAGCCCTGTCTCCACGGCCTCTTAGAAGACAATAGACCTGCCAAGAGTGAATGCGTTCACTCTTCCAGTAAGCAtgatcctttttaattttttgactagttttaatttttaaagaaatgtataggtacattaaaaaatcattcaggccagacatggtggctcacgcctgtaatcccagcactttgggaagttgaggcaggtagattacctgaggtcaggagttcaagaccagccggaccatatgaggaaaccctgtctctactaaaaatacaaaaattagctgggcgtggcggcgggtgcctgtagtcccagctactcgggaggctgagacaggagaattgattgaacctgggaggtggaggttgcagtgagctgagatcgtgccactgcactccagcctgagcaacagagcaagactccatcttgaaaaaaatcattcaagCTGATTGAAAAAGTAGTCATTTCAATGAAAAGT
This genomic window contains:
- the ADAR gene encoding double-stranded RNA-specific adenosine deaminase isoform X3, yielding MMSPICDQTIDSRLKGYSLNGYYTHPFQGYEHRQLRYQQPGPGSSPSSFLLKQIEFLKGQLPEAPVIGKQTPSLPPSLPGLRPRFPVLLASSTRGRQVDIRGVPRGVHLGSQGLQRGFQHPSPRGRSLPQRGVDCLSSHFQELSIYQDQEQRILKFLEELGEGKATTAHDLSGKLGTPKKEINRVLYSLAKKGKLQKEAGTPPLWKIAVSTQAWNQHSGVVRPDGHSQGAPNSDPSLEPEDRNSTSVSEDLLEPFIAVSAQAWNEHSGVVRPDGHSQGSPNSDPGLEPEDSNSTSALEDPLEFLDMAEIKEKICDYLFNVSDSSALNLAKNIGLTKARDINAVLIDMERQGDVYRQGTTPPIWHLTDKKRERMQIKRNTNSVPETAPAAIPETKRNAEFLTCNIPTSNASNNMVTTEKVENGQEPVIKLENRQEARPEPVRLKPPVHYNGPSKAGYVDFENGQWATDDIPDDLNSIRAAPGEFRAIMEMPSFYSHGLPRCSPYKKLTECQLKNPISGLLEYAQFASQTCEFNMIEQSGPPHEPRFKFQVVINGREFPPAEAGSKKVAKQDAAMKAMTILLEEAKAKDSGKSEESSHYSTEKESEKTAESQTPTPSATSFFSGKSPVTTLLECMHKLGNSCEFRLLSKEGPAHEPKFQYCVAVGAQTFPSVSAPSKKVAKQMAAEEAMKALHGEATNSMASDNQPEGMISESLDNLESMMPNKVRKIGELVRYLNTNPVGGLLEYARSHGFAAEFKLVDQSGPPHEPKFVYQAKVGGRWFPAVCAHSKKQGKQEAADAALRVLIGENEKAERMGFTELPLTGSTFHDQIAMLSHRCFNTLTNSFQPSLLGRKILAAIIMKKDSEDMGVVVSLGTGNRCVKGDSLSLKGETVNDCHAEIISRRGFIRFLYSELMKYNSQTAKDSIFEPAKGGEKLQIKKTVSFHLYISTAPCGDGALFDKSCSDRAMESTESRHYPVFENPKQGKLRTKVENGEGTIPVESSDIVPTWDGIRLGERLRTMSCSDKILRWNVLGLQGALLTHFLQPIYLKSVTLGYLFSQGHLTRAICCRVTRDGSAFEDGLRHPFIVNHPKVGRVSVYDSKRQSGKTKETSVNWCLADGYDLEILDGTRGTVDGPRNELSRVSKKNIFLLFKKLCSFRYRRDLLRLSYGEAKKAARDYETAKNYFKKGLKDMGYGNWISKPQEEKNFYLCPV
- the ADAR gene encoding double-stranded RNA-specific adenosine deaminase isoform X1 — its product is MMSPICDQTIDSRLKGYSLNGYYTHPFQGYEHRQLRYQQPGPGSSPSSFLLKQIEFLKGQLPEAPVIGKQTPSLPPSLPGLRPRFPVLLASSTRGRQVDIRGVPRGVHLGSQGLQRGFQHPSPRGRSLPQRGVDCLSSHFQELSIYQDQEQRILKFLEELGEGKATTAHDLSGKLGTPKKEINRVLYSLAKKGKLQKEAGTPPLWKIAVSTQAWNQHSGVVRPDGHSQGAPNSDPSLEPEDRNSTSVSEDLLEPFIAVSAQAWNEHSGVVRPDGHSQGSPNSDPGLEPEDSNSTSALEDPLEFLDMAEIKEKICDYLFNVSDSSALNLAKNIGLTKARDINAVLIDMERQGDVYRQGTTPPIWHLTDKKRERMQIKRNTNSVPETAPAAIPETKRNAEFLTCNIPTSNASNNMVTTEKVENGQEPVIKLENRQEARPEPVRLKPPVHYNGPSKAGYVDFENGQWATDDIPDDLNSIRAAPGEFRAIMEMPSFYSHGLPRCSPYKKLTECQLKNPISGLLEYAQFASQTCEFNMIEQSGPPHEPRFKFQVVINGREFPPAEAGSKKVAKQDAAMKAMTILLEEAKAKDSGKSEESSHYSTEKESEKTAESQTPTPSATSFFSGKSPVTTLLECMHKLGNSCEFRLLSKEGPAHEPKFQYCVAVGAQTFPSVSAPSKKVAKQMAAEEAMKALHGEATNSMASDNQPEGMISESLDNLESMMPNKVRKIGELVRYLNTNPVGGLLEYARSHGFAAEFKLVDQSGPPHEPKFVYQAKVGGRWFPAVCAHSKKQGKQEAADAALRVLIGENEKAERMGFTEVTPVTGASLRRTMLLLSRSPEAQPKTLPLTGSTFHDQIAMLSHRCFNTLTNSFQPSLLGRKILAAIIMKKDSEDMGVVVSLGTGNRCVKGDSLSLKGETVNDCHAEIISRRGFIRFLYSELMKYNSQTAKDSIFEPAKGGEKLQIKKTVSFHLYISTAPCGDGALFDKSCSDRAMESTESRHYPVFENPKQGKLRTKVENGEGTIPVESSDIVPTWDGIRLGERLRTMSCSDKILRWNVLGLQGALLTHFLQPIYLKSVTLGYLFSQGHLTRAICCRVTRDGSAFEDGLRHPFIVNHPKVGRVSVYDSKRQSGKTKETSVNWCLADGYDLEILDGTRGTVDGPRNELSRVSKKNIFLLFKKLCSFRYRRDLLRLSYGEAKKAARDYETAKNYFKKGLKDMGYGNWISKPQEEKNFYLCPV
- the ADAR gene encoding double-stranded RNA-specific adenosine deaminase isoform X2; amino-acid sequence: MNPRQGYSLNGYYTHPFQGYEHRQLRYQQPGPGSSPSSFLLKQIEFLKGQLPEAPVIGKQTPSLPPSLPGLRPRFPVLLASSTRGRQVDIRGVPRGVHLGSQGLQRGFQHPSPRGRSLPQRGVDCLSSHFQELSIYQDQEQRILKFLEELGEGKATTAHDLSGKLGTPKKEINRVLYSLAKKGKLQKEAGTPPLWKIAVSTQAWNQHSGVVRPDGHSQGAPNSDPSLEPEDRNSTSVSEDLLEPFIAVSAQAWNEHSGVVRPDGHSQGSPNSDPGLEPEDSNSTSALEDPLEFLDMAEIKEKICDYLFNVSDSSALNLAKNIGLTKARDINAVLIDMERQGDVYRQGTTPPIWHLTDKKRERMQIKRNTNSVPETAPAAIPETKRNAEFLTCNIPTSNASNNMVTTEKVENGQEPVIKLENRQEARPEPVRLKPPVHYNGPSKAGYVDFENGQWATDDIPDDLNSIRAAPGEFRAIMEMPSFYSHGLPRCSPYKKLTECQLKNPISGLLEYAQFASQTCEFNMIEQSGPPHEPRFKFQVVINGREFPPAEAGSKKVAKQDAAMKAMTILLEEAKAKDSGKSEESSHYSTEKESEKTAESQTPTPSATSFFSGKSPVTTLLECMHKLGNSCEFRLLSKEGPAHEPKFQYCVAVGAQTFPSVSAPSKKVAKQMAAEEAMKALHGEATNSMASDNQPEGMISESLDNLESMMPNKVRKIGELVRYLNTNPVGGLLEYARSHGFAAEFKLVDQSGPPHEPKFVYQAKVGGRWFPAVCAHSKKQGKQEAADAALRVLIGENEKAERMGFTEVTPVTGASLRRTMLLLSRSPEAQPKTLPLTGSTFHDQIAMLSHRCFNTLTNSFQPSLLGRKILAAIIMKKDSEDMGVVVSLGTGNRCVKGDSLSLKGETVNDCHAEIISRRGFIRFLYSELMKYNSQTAKDSIFEPAKGGEKLQIKKTVSFHLYISTAPCGDGALFDKSCSDRAMESTESRHYPVFENPKQGKLRTKVENGEGTIPVESSDIVPTWDGIRLGERLRTMSCSDKILRWNVLGLQGALLTHFLQPIYLKSVTLGYLFSQGHLTRAICCRVTRDGSAFEDGLRHPFIVNHPKVGRVSVYDSKRQSGKTKETSVNWCLADGYDLEILDGTRGTVDGPRNELSRVSKKNIFLLFKKLCSFRYRRDLLRLSYGEAKKAARDYETAKNYFKKGLKDMGYGNWISKPQEEKNFYLCPV
- the ADAR gene encoding double-stranded RNA-specific adenosine deaminase isoform X4, with amino-acid sequence MNPRQGYSLNGYYTHPFQGYEHRQLRYQQPGPGSSPSSFLLKQIEFLKGQLPEAPVIGKQTPSLPPSLPGLRPRFPVLLASSTRGRQVDIRGVPRGVHLGSQGLQRGFQHPSPRGRSLPQRGVDCLSSHFQELSIYQDQEQRILKFLEELGEGKATTAHDLSGKLGTPKKEINRVLYSLAKKGKLQKEAGTPPLWKIAVSTQAWNQHSGVVRPDGHSQGAPNSDPSLEPEDRNSTSVSEDLLEPFIAVSAQAWNEHSGVVRPDGHSQGSPNSDPGLEPEDSNSTSALEDPLEFLDMAEIKEKICDYLFNVSDSSALNLAKNIGLTKARDINAVLIDMERQGDVYRQGTTPPIWHLTDKKRERMQIKRNTNSVPETAPAAIPETKRNAEFLTCNIPTSNASNNMVTTEKVENGQEPVIKLENRQEARPEPVRLKPPVHYNGPSKAGYVDFENGQWATDDIPDDLNSIRAAPGEFRAIMEMPSFYSHGLPRCSPYKKLTECQLKNPISGLLEYAQFASQTCEFNMIEQSGPPHEPRFKFQVVINGREFPPAEAGSKKVAKQDAAMKAMTILLEEAKAKDSGKSEESSHYSTEKESEKTAESQTPTPSATSFFSGKSPVTTLLECMHKLGNSCEFRLLSKEGPAHEPKFQYCVAVGAQTFPSVSAPSKKVAKQMAAEEAMKALHGEATNSMASDNQPEGMISESLDNLESMMPNKVRKIGELVRYLNTNPVGGLLEYARSHGFAAEFKLVDQSGPPHEPKFVYQAKVGGRWFPAVCAHSKKQGKQEAADAALRVLIGENEKAERMGFTELPLTGSTFHDQIAMLSHRCFNTLTNSFQPSLLGRKILAAIIMKKDSEDMGVVVSLGTGNRCVKGDSLSLKGETVNDCHAEIISRRGFIRFLYSELMKYNSQTAKDSIFEPAKGGEKLQIKKTVSFHLYISTAPCGDGALFDKSCSDRAMESTESRHYPVFENPKQGKLRTKVENGEGTIPVESSDIVPTWDGIRLGERLRTMSCSDKILRWNVLGLQGALLTHFLQPIYLKSVTLGYLFSQGHLTRAICCRVTRDGSAFEDGLRHPFIVNHPKVGRVSVYDSKRQSGKTKETSVNWCLADGYDLEILDGTRGTVDGPRNELSRVSKKNIFLLFKKLCSFRYRRDLLRLSYGEAKKAARDYETAKNYFKKGLKDMGYGNWISKPQEEKNFYLCPV
- the ADAR gene encoding double-stranded RNA-specific adenosine deaminase isoform X6 — protein: MAEIKEKICDYLFNVSDSSALNLAKNIGLTKARDINAVLIDMERQGDVYRQGTTPPIWHLTDKKRERMQIKRNTNSVPETAPAAIPETKRNAEFLTCNIPTSNASNNMVTTEKVENGQEPVIKLENRQEARPEPVRLKPPVHYNGPSKAGYVDFENGQWATDDIPDDLNSIRAAPGEFRAIMEMPSFYSHGLPRCSPYKKLTECQLKNPISGLLEYAQFASQTCEFNMIEQSGPPHEPRFKFQVVINGREFPPAEAGSKKVAKQDAAMKAMTILLEEAKAKDSGKSEESSHYSTEKESEKTAESQTPTPSATSFFSGKSPVTTLLECMHKLGNSCEFRLLSKEGPAHEPKFQYCVAVGAQTFPSVSAPSKKVAKQMAAEEAMKALHGEATNSMASDNQPEGMISESLDNLESMMPNKVRKIGELVRYLNTNPVGGLLEYARSHGFAAEFKLVDQSGPPHEPKFVYQAKVGGRWFPAVCAHSKKQGKQEAADAALRVLIGENEKAERMGFTELPLTGSTFHDQIAMLSHRCFNTLTNSFQPSLLGRKILAAIIMKKDSEDMGVVVSLGTGNRCVKGDSLSLKGETVNDCHAEIISRRGFIRFLYSELMKYNSQTAKDSIFEPAKGGEKLQIKKTVSFHLYISTAPCGDGALFDKSCSDRAMESTESRHYPVFENPKQGKLRTKVENGEGTIPVESSDIVPTWDGIRLGERLRTMSCSDKILRWNVLGLQGALLTHFLQPIYLKSVTLGYLFSQGHLTRAICCRVTRDGSAFEDGLRHPFIVNHPKVGRVSVYDSKRQSGKTKETSVNWCLADGYDLEILDGTRGTVDGPRNELSRVSKKNIFLLFKKLCSFRYRRDLLRLSYGEAKKAARDYETAKNYFKKGLKDMGYGNWISKPQEEKNFYLCPV